The proteins below come from a single Malus domestica chromosome 03, GDT2T_hap1 genomic window:
- the LOC114824045 gene encoding uncharacterized protein isoform X1 translates to MDFKKLKSMNWVGNIYQKFEAICQEADGIVNQDSIKYVENQVQTVGKSVKKFSNTVQDLLPMVRQKSAISVKSRENIKENSLDVTANQSPGEPNVKDPVRNQLSLVSTENDLPDQPNPPTMNTLEGSELSVGKIDEVLANEKSLVAIEKQSPTEPNVKTPVKNQLSLVSSKYHIADQPSSPTLIDTVEVTKSDLSVGKVDEVLTSEGLVDAMENKSPTNLNAMDRGTNQLSVVSSKYHLPDQPSSPTSMDTLKVSESDLSVGNIENSLDSTEKQSPMEPNVMDHVTEQLSLVGRKYYLADQSSSPAAVDTLEVLESELSVENTDEVWTNENSLDATENQTPTHPSVIDPHQPSLIFSKYNLAGQPSSPASLNTPEVSESDLSVPEFDDISTNKDSEANNEETAIKVSAPILEELTSSFVAEHFVVSPHGVFSHSNHKNKRTDLPEVAPASSAYGLESEQKLNVCDNTLDETECVSGASSTTTEIAFSVVSGENAIETVELASFSSSTAKKSPWLSGYSPENLSLESGEVVGCVSNDSTGHPSSASSLSVSGENKDINMGQSCFSSVISPESVAEGTSRTAEFMPLTVPSRKKQVEICDSVQYDALKPSLDIGSSDESSSDFSRSSMETIDLHDKVKLEERSVDFHDKVQLEESCVIVDDSVLHAVSSRARKQRSYKKRIQDAFTSKKRLAKEYKQLAIWFGDSHIETSQQTLSNVKSSETDDACDSEWELL, encoded by the exons ATGGATTTTAAAAAACTCAAAAGTATGAATTGGGTTGGAAACATTTACCAGAAATTTGAAGCAATCTGCCAGGAGGCGGATGGTATTGTGAATCAG GACTCAATTAAATATGTTGAAAACCAGGTGCAGACTGTGGGTAAAAGTGTGAAGAAATTTTCTAATACTGTCCAAGATTTACTTCCTATGGTTAGACAGAAATCTGCCATTAGTGTTAAGTCAAGggaaaacataaaggaaaattcttTGGATGTAACTGCAAACCAATCACCTGGAGAGCCCAATGTAAAGGATCCTGTGAGAAACCAGCTGAGTCTGGTCTCTACGGAAAATGACCTTCCAGACCAACCTAATCCTCCAACAATGAATACTCTTGAGGGGTCGGAATTATCTGTGGGAAAGATCGATGAAGTTTTGGCAAATGAGAAGTCTTTAGttgcaattgaaaagcaatctcCTACAGAGCCCAATGTAAAGACTCCAGTGAAAAACCAGCTGAGTCTTGTCTCTAGTAAATATCACATTGCCGATCAACCTAGTTCTCCAACTTTAATAGATACTGTTGAGGTGACAAAGTCTGACTTATCTGTGGGAAAGGTTGATGAAGTTTTGACAAGTGAAGGTCTTGTAGATGCGATGGAAAATAAATCACCTACAAATCTCAATGCAATGGATCGTGGGACAAACCAGTTGAGTGTTGTCTCTAGTAAGTATCACCTTCCAGATCAACCTAGTTCTCCAACTTCAATGGATACTCTTAAGGTGTCAGAGTCCGACTTATCTGTGGGAAACATTGAAAACTCATTAGATTCAACAGAAAAGCAATCGCCTATGGAGCCCAATGTAATGGATCATGTGACTGAACAGCTGAGTCTTGTTGGCAGGAAATATTACCTTGCAGATCAATCTAGTTCTCCTGCTGCAGTGGATACTCTTGAGGTCTTAGAGTCTGAGTTATCTGTGGAAAATACTGATGAAGTTTGGACAAATGAAAATTCTTTAGATGCAACTGAAAACCAAACACCTACACACCCCAGTGTAATTGATCCACACCAGCCGAGTCTTATCTTCAGTAAATATAACCTTGCAGGTCAACCTAGTTCTCCAGCTTCCTTGAATACCCCTGAGGTATCAGAGTCTGACTTGTCGGTTCCAGAGTTTGATGACATTTCTACCAATAAAGACTCGGAAGCAAACAATGAAGAAACTGCCATAAAAGTGTCTGCACCTATATTAGAGGAGTTAACTTCTTCTTTTGTGGCAGAACATTTTGTAGTGTCCCCACACGGGGTATTTTCTCATAGCAATCATAAAAATAAACGTACTGATTTGCCTGAGGTTGCACCTGCAAGCTCTGCATATGGATTGGAGTCCGAACAAAAATTGAATGTTTGTGATAACACTTTGGATGAAACTGAGTGTGTATCTGGTGCATCAAGTACTACTACTGAAATTGCCTTTTCAGTTGTATCTGGGGAGAACGCTATCGAGACTGTGGAACTTGCATCCTTCAGCAGCTCCACTGCAAAGAAATCACCTTGGCTCTCTGGGTATTCTCCTGAAAACTTATCCCTGGAATCTGGTGAGGTGGTTGGGTGTGTATCTAATGATTCTACTGGGCACCCATCATCTGCTTCATCTCTATCTGTGTCTGGTGAGAATAAGGACATCAATATGGGGCAATCTTGTTTCAGCAGTGTCATATCACCTGAATCAGTAG CAGAAGGCACTTCCAGAACTGCAGAGTTCATGCCTCTGACAGTACCATCTAGAAAGAAGCAAGTTGAAATATGCGACTCTGTTCAGTATGATGCTCTTAAGCCGTCTTTAGATATTG GAAGTTCAGATGAATCAAGTAGTGATTTTTCTCGCTCTTCTATGGAAACCATCGATTTGCATGATAAGGTAAAGCTGGAGGAGAGGAGTGTTGATTTCCATGATAAGGTACAGCTGGAGGAGAGCTGTGTCATTGTAGATGATAGCGTATTGCATGCTGTCTCTAGCAGGGCAAGAAAACAAAGATCATACAAG AAAAGAATCCAGGATGCTTTTACATCAAAGAAGAGGTTGGCAAAGGAGTACAAACAGCTAGCAATTTGGTTCGGAGACAGTCATATAGAAACCAGCCAACAAACACTCTCTAACGTGAAAAGTTCGGAAACTGATGATGCCTGTGATTCTGAATGGGAGCTCCTGTAA
- the LOC114824045 gene encoding uncharacterized protein isoform X2 yields the protein MDFKKLKSMNWVGNIYQKFEAICQEADGIVNQDSIKYVENQVQTVGKSVKKFSNTVQDLLPMVRQKSAISVKSRENIKENSLDVTANQSPGEPNVKDPVRNQLSLVSTENDLPDQPNPPTMNTLEGSELSVGKIDEVLANEKSLVAIEKQSPTEPNVKTPVKNQLSLVSSKYHIADQPSSPTLIDTVEVTKSDLSVGKVDEVLTSEGLVDAMENKSPTNLNAMDRGTNQLSVVSSKYHLPDQPSSPTSMDTLKVSESDLSVGNIENSLDSTEKQSPMEPNVMDHVTEQLSLVGRKYYLADQSSSPAAVDTLEVLESELSVENTDEVWTNENSLDATENQTPTHPSVIDPHQPSLIFSKYNLAGQPSSPASLNTPEVSESDLSVPEFDDISTNKDSEANNEETAIKVSAPILEELTSSFVAEHFVVSPHGVFSHSNHKNKRTDLPEVAPASSAYGLESEQKLNVCDNTLDETECVSGASSTTTEIAFSVVSGENAIETVELASFSSSTAKKSPWLSGYSPENLSLESGEVVGCVSNDSTGHPSSASSLSVSGENKDINMGQSCFSSVISPESVEGTSRTAEFMPLTVPSRKKQVEICDSVQYDALKPSLDIGSSDESSSDFSRSSMETIDLHDKVKLEERSVDFHDKVQLEESCVIVDDSVLHAVSSRARKQRSYKKRIQDAFTSKKRLAKEYKQLAIWFGDSHIETSQQTLSNVKSSETDDACDSEWELL from the exons ATGGATTTTAAAAAACTCAAAAGTATGAATTGGGTTGGAAACATTTACCAGAAATTTGAAGCAATCTGCCAGGAGGCGGATGGTATTGTGAATCAG GACTCAATTAAATATGTTGAAAACCAGGTGCAGACTGTGGGTAAAAGTGTGAAGAAATTTTCTAATACTGTCCAAGATTTACTTCCTATGGTTAGACAGAAATCTGCCATTAGTGTTAAGTCAAGggaaaacataaaggaaaattcttTGGATGTAACTGCAAACCAATCACCTGGAGAGCCCAATGTAAAGGATCCTGTGAGAAACCAGCTGAGTCTGGTCTCTACGGAAAATGACCTTCCAGACCAACCTAATCCTCCAACAATGAATACTCTTGAGGGGTCGGAATTATCTGTGGGAAAGATCGATGAAGTTTTGGCAAATGAGAAGTCTTTAGttgcaattgaaaagcaatctcCTACAGAGCCCAATGTAAAGACTCCAGTGAAAAACCAGCTGAGTCTTGTCTCTAGTAAATATCACATTGCCGATCAACCTAGTTCTCCAACTTTAATAGATACTGTTGAGGTGACAAAGTCTGACTTATCTGTGGGAAAGGTTGATGAAGTTTTGACAAGTGAAGGTCTTGTAGATGCGATGGAAAATAAATCACCTACAAATCTCAATGCAATGGATCGTGGGACAAACCAGTTGAGTGTTGTCTCTAGTAAGTATCACCTTCCAGATCAACCTAGTTCTCCAACTTCAATGGATACTCTTAAGGTGTCAGAGTCCGACTTATCTGTGGGAAACATTGAAAACTCATTAGATTCAACAGAAAAGCAATCGCCTATGGAGCCCAATGTAATGGATCATGTGACTGAACAGCTGAGTCTTGTTGGCAGGAAATATTACCTTGCAGATCAATCTAGTTCTCCTGCTGCAGTGGATACTCTTGAGGTCTTAGAGTCTGAGTTATCTGTGGAAAATACTGATGAAGTTTGGACAAATGAAAATTCTTTAGATGCAACTGAAAACCAAACACCTACACACCCCAGTGTAATTGATCCACACCAGCCGAGTCTTATCTTCAGTAAATATAACCTTGCAGGTCAACCTAGTTCTCCAGCTTCCTTGAATACCCCTGAGGTATCAGAGTCTGACTTGTCGGTTCCAGAGTTTGATGACATTTCTACCAATAAAGACTCGGAAGCAAACAATGAAGAAACTGCCATAAAAGTGTCTGCACCTATATTAGAGGAGTTAACTTCTTCTTTTGTGGCAGAACATTTTGTAGTGTCCCCACACGGGGTATTTTCTCATAGCAATCATAAAAATAAACGTACTGATTTGCCTGAGGTTGCACCTGCAAGCTCTGCATATGGATTGGAGTCCGAACAAAAATTGAATGTTTGTGATAACACTTTGGATGAAACTGAGTGTGTATCTGGTGCATCAAGTACTACTACTGAAATTGCCTTTTCAGTTGTATCTGGGGAGAACGCTATCGAGACTGTGGAACTTGCATCCTTCAGCAGCTCCACTGCAAAGAAATCACCTTGGCTCTCTGGGTATTCTCCTGAAAACTTATCCCTGGAATCTGGTGAGGTGGTTGGGTGTGTATCTAATGATTCTACTGGGCACCCATCATCTGCTTCATCTCTATCTGTGTCTGGTGAGAATAAGGACATCAATATGGGGCAATCTTGTTTCAGCAGTGTCATATCACCTGAATCAGTAG AAGGCACTTCCAGAACTGCAGAGTTCATGCCTCTGACAGTACCATCTAGAAAGAAGCAAGTTGAAATATGCGACTCTGTTCAGTATGATGCTCTTAAGCCGTCTTTAGATATTG GAAGTTCAGATGAATCAAGTAGTGATTTTTCTCGCTCTTCTATGGAAACCATCGATTTGCATGATAAGGTAAAGCTGGAGGAGAGGAGTGTTGATTTCCATGATAAGGTACAGCTGGAGGAGAGCTGTGTCATTGTAGATGATAGCGTATTGCATGCTGTCTCTAGCAGGGCAAGAAAACAAAGATCATACAAG AAAAGAATCCAGGATGCTTTTACATCAAAGAAGAGGTTGGCAAAGGAGTACAAACAGCTAGCAATTTGGTTCGGAGACAGTCATATAGAAACCAGCCAACAAACACTCTCTAACGTGAAAAGTTCGGAAACTGATGATGCCTGTGATTCTGAATGGGAGCTCCTGTAA
- the LOC103427363 gene encoding UBP1-associated protein 2C-like, with product MDATKKRKLDENGIVLDTDPSSPPKLSPEDARRLIERFTPDQLLDILQDALSRHVDVLDAVRSIADPDASQRKLFIRGLGWDTTTEGLRSLFSAYGEIEEAIVILDKTTGKSKGYGFVTFRHVDGALMALKEPSKKIDGRMTVTQLASAGNSNSNTASNNVADVSLRKIYVANVPYDMPSDKLLAHFALYGEIEEGPLGFDKQTGKCKGYALFVYKTPEGAQAALVDPVKNIEGRQLTCKLAIDGKKGKSDGPGQGQGPGSGSNTHGDGMGMAPPSSIPGQYGIPGGIGSYGGYTSGLQGQPPLGHHPLGGPGLSGIGNQVNSGLGGGGGYGGLGGPYGNYGGPGGYGLGGAGGLGVGLGGAGSAGGGPGVGTGSSLYGLPPSSGGLPSGRYPEGGHYGLSAYQNQHHQQAGTSPHPRVPQGGMYPNVPPYF from the coding sequence atgGACGCAACCAAGAAGCGCAAGCTCGACGAAAACGGTATCGTTCTAGACACAGATCCCTCCTCCCCTCCCAAGCTTTCCCCCGAAGATGCTCGCAGGCTCATCGAGCGATTCACCCCCGATCAACTCCTCGACATTCTCCAGGACGCCCTCTCCCGCCACGTCGACGTCCTCGACGCCGTCCGCTCCATCGCCGATCCCGACGCCTCCCAGCGCAAGCTCTTCATCCGCGGCCTCGGCTGGGACACCACCACCGAGGGCCTCCGATCCCTCTTTTCCGCCTACGGAGAGATCGAGGAGGCCATCGTCATCCTCGACAAAACCACCGGGAAATCCAAGGGTTATGGATTCGTCACGTTCCGCCACGTCGACGGCGCTCTCATGGCCCTGAAAGAACCCAGCAAGAAGATCGACGGCCGCATGACCGTCACGCAGCTCGCCTCCGCGGGGAATTCGAACTCCAATACTGCCTCCAACAACGTCGCCGACGTATCGTTGCGGAAGATATATGTGGCCAATGTTCCGTACGACATGCCGTCGGATAAGCTCTTGGCCCATTTTGCCCTGTACGGGGAGATAGAGGAGGGGCCGCTAGGCTTTGATAAGCAGACTGGGAAGTGCAAGGGGTATGCGCTGTTTGTGTATAAGACTCCGGAGGGGGCTCAGGCGGCACTCGTCGATCCGGTGAAGAACATCGAGGGGAGACAATTGACTTGTAAATTGGCGATTGATGGGAAAAAGGGCAAGTCAGACGGGCCGGGTCAGGGTCAAGGACCCGGGAGTGGGTCCAATACGCACGGCGATGGGATGGGGATGGCACCACCGTCTTCGATTCCTGGGCAGTACGGCATCCCAGGTGGAATTGGTTCTTATGGTGGGTATACCAGTGGGCTTCAGGGCCAGCCTCCGTTGGGTCACCATCCATTGGGTGGGCCTGGGTTGTCTGGTATCGGAAACCAGGTGAATTCGGGTTTGGGTGGTGGTGGCGGATATGGAGGGTTGGGTGGGCCTTATGGTAACTATGGCGGCCCTGGGGGTTATGGTTTAGGTGGTGCTGGTGGGCTAGGTGTTGGACTAGGTGGTGCTGGGTCGGCTGGTGGTGGTCCGGGTGTGGGTACCGGGTCGTCTTTGTATGGATTGCCTCCGAGTTCAGGTGGGTTACCATCTGGGAGGTATCCAGAGGGCGGGCACTACGGCCTGTCGGCATATCAGAATCAGCACCACCAGCAAGCTGGGACATCCCCCCATCCAAGGGTTCCGCAAGGTGGCATGTACCCAAATGTGCCACCTTATTTCTGa
- the LOC139194810 gene encoding receptor-like protein 3, giving the protein MPSPATSHPLYVSILTPWLKCFSGNIYRGFGRCSELQIFRAGHNNLSGPLPEDIYNATKLKEVAVPLNSLHGGISDRIVNLTNLAILDLSFNQLSAVLPLHLGKLSRLKIVQLDYNNLQGPLPQSLMNCTSLVELRLGRNNLEGDITKLNFSKLVQLTKLDLRVNEFTGKLPMSLYSCRSLKAIRLGSNNLEGQIQPEILSLNSLSFLSLSGTRLENVMGAMKILMHCKSLRALLLTEAFNGEEMPSDDDMVGFDGFQNLRVLSLASCDLTGQLPAWLAKLKNLETLALAYNKIAGTIPSWLGTDLPRLFQIDLARNLISGEFPKELCRVPALVHQPVAAQEDHYELELPIYDTNPAGVLNAYSRLSNFPAFIDLSSNNITGNIPSEIGQLQRLHSLYLDDNNFSGNIPDQISNLKNLEALNLSKNHLSGKIPSSLASLNFLNEFNVSYNNLEGPIPTSTQLQSFEASAFEGNPKLCGAPLPNECRIDAHDKNNRDDEDDGHQLPWFYIFAAFGFIFGLWGVCGSLIIKKTWRYAYFQFTDNVQDRLYVMLAVRMNRMKRWLS; this is encoded by the coding sequence ATGCCTTCTCCAGCAACATCCCATCCTCTGTATGTCTCCATTCTAACCCCTTGGTTAAAGTGTTTCAGTGGCAACATTTACCGTGGTTTTGGGAGGTGTTCCGAACTGCAAATTTTTCGTGCTGGTCACAATAATCTATCAGGGCCACTTCCAGAAGATATCTATAATGCCACCAAACTCAAAGAGGTTGCAGTACCTCTGAATTCTCTACATGGAGGCATAAGTGATAGAATTGTCAACCTCACCAACCTCGCAATCCTTGACCTCTCCTTCAATCAACTAAGCGCAGTGCTCCCTCTCCATTTGGGGAAGCTCTCCAGGTTAAAAATTGTACAGCTCGATTACAACAACCTACAAGGTCCGTTGCCCCAATCTTTGATGAATTGCACCAGCCTTGTAGAACTACGTTTGGGACGAAATAACTTGGAAGGAGACATTACCAAGCTTAATTTCTCCAAACTTGTTCAACTGACTAAACTTGACCTGCGTGTGAACGAGTTCACTGGTAAGTTGCCAATGAGCCTTTACTCATGTAGATCCCTGAAAGCAATTCGATTAGGTTCGAACAATCTAGAGGGACAAATACAACCTGAGATTCTTTCGTTAAACTCTCTGTCCTTCCTCTCTCTTAGTGGCACCCGATTGGAAAATGTCATGGGAGCAATGAAGATACTGATGCATTGCAAAAGTCTTCGAGCACTCCTCCTTACGGAGGCCTTTAACGGTGAAGAAATGCCATCTGACGATGACATGGTTGGTTTtgatggatttcaaaatcttcgaGTTTTGAGCTTGGCGTCTTGTGATCTCACCGGTCAACTACCTGCATGGTTAGCAAAGCTAAAGAATCTAGAGACCTTGGCTCTGGCATATAACAAAATCGCAGGGACAATTCCTAGCTGGTTGGGGACTGATCTACCAAGACTTTTTCAGATAGACTTGGCAAGAAACCTTATTTCAGGTGAATTTCCAAAAGAACTTTGTAGAGTACCGGCGTTGGTACATCAACCTGTTGCAGCTCAAGAAGACCATTATGAACTCGAATTGCCAATCTACGATACCAACCCCGCCGGGGTACTAAATGCCTATAGCAGATTGTCTAACTTTCCTGCATTTATAGATCTTTCTTCCAACAACATTACCGGTAATATACCGTCTGAGATCGGCCAACTGCAGCGTCTCCATTCGTTGTATCTAGACGACAACAACTTCTCCGGCAACATTCCAGACCAAATTTCTAACCTTAAGAACTTAGAAGCTTTGAATCTCTCCAAGAATCACTTGTCAGGAAAAATCCCATCGTCTCTGGCGAGCCTTAATTTCTTGAATGAGTTTAATGTCTCGTACAATAATCTCGAAGGTCCAATCCCAACAAGCACTCAGCTCCAAAGCTTTGAAGCTTCTGCATTTGAGGGGAATCCAAAACTTTGCGGTGCACCGCTTCCAAACGAGTGTCGCATTGATGCGCATGATAAGAATAACCGAGATGATGAGGACGATGGGCATCAACTACCGTGGTTCTATATTTTCGCTGCGTTCGGGTTTATTTTCGGACTCTGGGGAGTATGTGGTTCTTTGATCATAAAGAAGACATGGAGATATGCATACTTTCAGTTCACAGACAATGTACAAGACAGACTCTATGTCATGTTAGCAGTGCGCATGAATAGGATGAAACGATGGCTTAGCTAA
- the LOC139194124 gene encoding uncharacterized protein produces MDCLRVRVGYHPVGIQRAATTACRPIRFSTTSKLGHPPIQGFLKVACTQMCHLISEAAQSRSTSLSLLHRLHPLAGVMASAGGLSPAIVRCLSTKSTTSSLRDPNPNWSNRPPKETILLDGCDFEHWLVVMEAPQGVITRDEIINSYIKTLATVVGSEEEARMKIYSVSTRCYYAFGALVSEEVSLKIKELPGVRWVLPDSYLDVKNKDYGDQGTLKGEGKICRIVIFRIRVHLLCLIKLGQIRDLELPTWVLHPPTGVQCLPTWVLHPPTGLQCSLPTWVLHPRTGLQCRLPTWVHQTTTIIPSQATTGILGHRTAIIRRLPTATIRCRPTTTIRCRPITREGCHQTTWLHLLMQDGMILDNTRITTRQTGMLESIPVQTVTKLEASCGMMSLVGML; encoded by the exons ATGGACTGCCTCCGAGTTCGGGTGGGTTACCATCCGGTAGGTATCCAGAGGGCGGCCACTACAGCCTGTCGGCCTATTAGATTCAGCACCACCAGCAAGCTGGGACATCCCCCCATCCAAGGGTTCCTCAAGGTGGCATGTACCCAAATGTGCCACCTTATTTCTGag GCCGCCCAATCTCGTTCTACTTCGCTCTCTCTCCTCCACCGTCTCCACCCTCTTGCCGGAGTCATGGCCTCCGCCGGCGGGCTCTCCCCTGCGATCGTCCGGTGCTTGTCGACCAAATCGACGACGTCGTCCCTTAGGGACCCGAACCCTAACTGGTCGAACCGGCCTCCCAAGGAGACGATCCTCCTCGATGGGTGTGACTTCGAGCACTGGTTGGTTGTCATGGAGGCCCCTCAGGGTGTTATCACTAGGGATGAGATCATCAATAGCTACATCAAAACCCTGGCTACCGTCGTCGGAAG TGAGGAAGAAGCAAGAATGAAGATCTACTCAGTTTCAACTAGGTGCTATTATGCGTTTGGGGCACTTGTATCTGAAGAGGTATCACTCAAAATCAAAG AGTTGCCTGGAGTCCGTTGGGTACTTCCTGATTCCTACTTGGATGTTAAGAACAAAGATTATGGAG ATCAAGGAACTTTGAAAGGAGAAGGGAAAATATGCAGAATCGTGATTTTCAGAATACGGGTCCATCTCCTATGCCTAATCAAGCTGGGCCAAATTCGGGACCTGGAACTGCCAACATGGGTCCTCCACCCCCCAACAGGGGTCCAATGTCTCCCAACATGGGTCCTCCACCCCCCAACAGGGCTCCAATGCAGCCTCCCAACATGGGTCCTCCACCCCCGAACAGGGCTCCAATGCCGCCTCCCAACATGGGTCCACCAAACAACTACAATAATCCCCAGCCAAGCAACAACTGGAATTCTGGGCCACCGAACAGCTATAATCAGGCGCCTCCCAACAGCTACAATCAGATGCCGCCCAACAACTACAATCAGATGCCGCCCAATAACCCGGGAGGGGTGCCACCAAACAACATGGCTCCACCTTCTAATGCAGGATGGAATGATCCTGGACAATACCAGAATAACTACACGCCAGACAGGGATGCTGGAGTCAATCCCGGTCCAAACCGTTACTAAGCTTGAGGCTAGTTGCGGTATGATGAGTCTTGTAGGCATGTTGTAG
- the LOC139194811 gene encoding UBP1-associated protein 2C-like, which yields MALKEPSKKIDGRMTVTQLASAGNSNSNNVADVSLRKIYVANVPYDMPSDKLLAHFALYWEIEEGPLGFDKQTGMCKGYALFVYKTPEGAQAALVDPVKNIEGRQWTCKLAIDGKKGKSDGPGQGQGPGSGSNTHGDGMGMAPPSSIAGQDGIPGGIGSYGGYTSGLQGQPPLGHHPLSGPGLSGIRNQVVLVV from the exons ATGGCCCTGAAAGAACCGAGCAAGAAGATCGACGGCCGCATGACCGTCACGCAGCTCGCCTCCGCGGGGAATTCGAACTCCAACAACGTCGCCGACGTATCGTTGCGGAAGATATATGTGGCCAATGTTCCTTACGACATGCCGTCGGATAAGCTCTTGGCCCATTTTGCCCTGTACTGGGAGATAGAGGAGGGGCCGCTAGGCTTTGATAAGCAGACTGGGATGTGCAAGGGGTATGCGCTGTTTGTGTATAAGACTCCGGAGGGGGCTCAGGCGGCGCTCGTCGATCCTGTGAAGAACATCGAGGGGAGGCAATGGACCTGTAAATTGGCGATTGACGGGAAAAAGGGCAAGTCGGACGGGCCAGGTCAGGGTCAAGGACCCGGGAGTGGGTCCAATACGCACGGTGATGGGATGGGGATGGCACCACCGTCTTCGATTGCTGGACAGGACGGCATCCCAGGTGGAATTGGTTCTTATGGTGGGTATACCAGTGGGCTTCAGGGGCAGCCTCCGTTGGGTCACCATCCATTGAGTGGGCCTGGGTTGTCTGGTATCAGAAACCAG GTGGTGCTGGTGGTTTAG